A region from the Thalassophryne amazonica chromosome 2, fThaAma1.1, whole genome shotgun sequence genome encodes:
- the LOC117501562 gene encoding uncharacterized protein LOC117501562 gives MASSSSSSSSTPFTRSQAKKTLCGVDYIEKAEFPSGMLPTGKDIIQNMLYLLRPKRAGQAQRSRDAAAQLLAELVQEHWLFCNLYTIHTRHIKKHILKLYGDFLTLVQTRKQRQNDSFSKRAETFNSRTLEVFDIFCQDPVIRRKLELKHGVKMSDMEWNFLSDQRAERKMYCEDFVDRKWMKTMERRQKEMQAIDQMREAEKEKELSQPVAYFEDSDQSEEGDHSMDTDAAFSSCDECSSAAETEETQSQTKKRRLSSTVTLTQPGDELPLKYQHIRESIRKVRPEFYETIDKLKSCYHMSEAQAEASVITVGNRMFGRNWKPHDEPEVIDLDTLPESKSIREACKSIEVLALDEIVKEIMNSDEQVVVTYSDDGSKKQGAGSFSVQGIMINGTYRALPTMSIASESRKNLAALKLAVLEILEAASGVPSKSLFEKIDFVITDQTAHNIHVDELVAESLESEHIPDHLFCNVHPTLMFNLITKQWAEIENTLGRDKIYSNFLVNATTTATSVTEQALDCMTRLVNHDFDLFRLMKDHKKLPMNTYAVNLKLYLKNYLKCRCDFG, from the coding sequence ATGGcttctagtagtagtagtagtagtagtacaccCTTTACAAGATCACAGGCCAAAAAGACACTTTGTGGTGTGGACTACATAGAGAAGGCAGAGTTTCCaagtggaatgcttccaacaggcaAGGACATCATACAGAACATGCTGTATCTTTTGCGGCCAAAGCGGGCCGGCCAGGCCCAACGATCAAGGGATGCAGCAGCTCAGCTGCTTGCTGAACTGGTCCAGGAACACTGGCTGTTTTGCAACCTGTACACCATCCACACCAGGCACATAAAGAAGCACATTTTGAAGCTGTATGGTGACTTTCTGACTCTGGTTCAGACACGAAAACAGCGACAAAATGATAGTTTCTCCAAAAGAGCAGAGACATTCAACAGTCGAACACTGGAGGTGTTTGACATCTTCTGTCAGGACCCTGTAATACGCAGGAAACTGGAGCTGAAGCATGGTGTAAAGATGAGTGACATGGAGTGGAACTTTCTCAGTGATCAGAGAGCTGAAAGGAAAATGTACTGTGAAGACTTTGTTGACCGCAAATGGATGAAGACAATGGAGCGCAGGCAAAAGGAGATGCAAGCCATTGATCAAATGAGAGAAGCTGAAAAagaaaaggagctgagccagccagttgcctattttgaggacagtgaccagtCAGAGGAAGGTGACCACAGTATGGACACAGATGCGGCCTTCTCATCCTGTGATGAATGCTCCAGTGCAGCTGAGACTGAGGAGACTCAGAGTCAGACAAAGAAGCGCAGGTTGTCTTCCACAGTCACTCTCACTCAACCAGGAGACGAACTGCCTCTAAAATACCAGCACATCCGTGAGAGCATAAGAAAAGTTAGGCCAGAGTTTTATGAGACTATTGATAAACTGAAGAGCTGTTATCACATGTCCGAAGCCCAGGCTGAAGCATCTGTCATAACGGTCGGTAACCGGATGTTTGGACGAAACTGGAAGCCACATGATGAGCCAGAAGTAATTGATCTAGACACTCTGCCAGAATCCAAGAGTATCAGGGAAGCCTGCAAGAGCATCGAAGTTCTGGCACTAGATGAGATTGTCAAGGAGATCATGAACTCTGATGAACAAGTTGTGGTGACCTACTCTGATGATGGCTCAAAAAAACAGGGTGCTGGGTCATTTTCTGTGCAGGGAATCATGATCAATGGAACATACAGGGCACTACCCACCATGAGCATTGCTTCGGAGTCCAGGAAAAACTTAGCAGCTCTCAAATTGGCAGTCCTTGAGATTCTGGAGGCAGCAAGTGGTGTCCCATCCAAAAGTCTGTTCGAGAAAATTGACTTTGTGATAACAGATCAGACAGCACACAATATCCATGTGGACGAGCTGGTAGCAGAGAGTCTAGAATCCGAGCACATCCCAGACCACCTTTTCTGCAATGTACATCCAACTCTGATGTTCAACCTCATCACCAAGCAGTGGGCTGAAATAGAGAACACACTGGGTAGAGACAAGATCTACTCGAACTTCCTTGTCaatgcaacaacaacagcaactagTGTCACTGAACAAGCTCTTGACTGCATGACACGACTTGTCAATCACGACTTTGACCTCTTTCGCCTCATGAAGGACCACAAGAAGCTGCCCATGAACACATATGCAGTGAATCTGAAACTGTAcctcaaaaattacctcaaatgcAGATGTGACTTTGGATGA